From Rhodopseudomonas palustris:
ATTGGAGGACCCCCATGCGCGTCGTCGTTCTCGGGGCGGCGGCTGGAGGCGGGGTCCCGCAGTGGAACTGCGGCTGCGAGGTCTGCCGCGCGGCATTCGCCGATCCGACGCTTGCGCGCACGCAGGCGTCGGTGGCGGTCAGCGCGGATGGCCGGCACTGGTTCCTGATCAATGCCTCGCCGGATCTGCGCCAGCAGATCGTCGCGACGCCGCAGCTTCATCCGAAGGCCGGCGCGTTGCGCCACAGCCCGATCGCGGGCGTGATCCTCACCAATGGCGAAGTCGATGCGGTGGCCGGCCTGCTGTCGATGCGCGAGGGATCGCCATTCGCGATCTACGCCCACGCCAAGGTGCTGGCGATCCTGAAGGTGAACAGCATCTTCAACGTGCTCGACGAGAAACTGGTGCCGCGCCGATCGATCGAGATCGGTCGGCCGTTCGAGCCGATGCTGCCGGATGCGACGCCATCGGGCCTCGACGTGGTGGCGTTCGCGGTGCCCAGTAAGGGCGCATGGTATCTCGAAGGGCGACCGCATCCGGGCGGCGAGGCGGCGGATGGCGATACGCTCGGCCTGACCATCACCGACAAGGCTACGGGCCAGTCCGTGCACGTCCTCACCGCCTGCGCGCGGGTCACCGACGATCTCAAGGCGCGGCTGGCCGGCGCGCCGCTGCTGCTGTTCGACGGCACGGTGTGGCGCGACGACGAACTGATTGCTGCCGGGCTCGGCCGCAAGACCGGGCAGGCGATGGGGCACATCGCGATGTCGGGCGAGGACGGCGCGATCGCCGCACTCGACGGTCTCGGCATTGCGCAAAAGCTGTTCGTGCATATCAACAACTCCAATCCCGCGCTGCTGTGCGACTCCGCGGAGCGCCGCGCCGCGGAGACGGCCGGTTGGCAGATCCCGGCCGACGGCACGGAGGTGACGCTGTGAATGCGATGACCGCGTTTTCGATCAACGGCGCCGCGCCGCTGGCGAGCGCCGACGAGCTGGAAGCCGCGCTGCGCCAGATCGGCGCGGCGCGCTATCACAATCTGCATCCGTTCCATCGGCTGCTGCACGGCGGCAAGTTGAACCGAGGGCAGGTGCAGGCCTGGGCGCTGAATCGTTACTACTACCAGAGCACGATCCCGATCAAGGACGCGGTGGTGATCTCGCGCTTCCGCGACCGCGCCACGCGAATCGAGTGGCGGCACCGGATCGAGGATCACGACGGCGATGCCGGCAGCGAGGGCGGCATCGCGCGCTGGCTGAAGCTGACCGAGGGGCTCGGGCTCGACAGCGCCTATGTGGAGTCCACCCAGGGCATTCTGCCGGCGACCCGCTTTGCCGTGGACGCCTATGTGCATTTCGTCCGCGACCGCACGCCGCTGGAGGCGATCGCGTCGTCGCTGACCGAGCTGTTCGCGCCGAACCTGCACGAGGAGCGTATCGCCGGTATGCTGGCGCATTACGACTTCGTCAATCCGGAGATCATGAGCTATTTCAAGCGCAGACTGACGCAGGCGCCGCGCGACGCCGAGTTCGCGCTCGACTACGTCAAGCGCCATGCGACGACGCCGGCGGAACGCGAAGCGGTATGCAATGCGCTGATCTTCAAGACCAACGTGTTGTGGGCGCAGCTCGACGCGCTGCATCACGCCTATGTCGACGGCCACATCCCGCCGGGCGCCTTCGTGCCGCAGGGCAAGTGAGGGCAGGGCGATGGCGTCGCGCCACATCAGCGTCAACGAACAGAGCCGGCCGGTGCTGCCGCGCCACGCGAAATTGCGTTTCGATGAAACAAGGCAGCGCTGGGTGATCCTCGCGCCCGAGCGCGTGCTGGCGCCCGACGACATCGCGGTCGAGATTCTGCAGCTCTGCGACGGCACGCGTGACGTTGTTGCGATCGTCGATGCGCTGGCGCTGAAGTACACCGCCGATCGCGCCGAGATCGGCGCCGACGTGGTGACGATGCTGCAGGACCTCGCCGACAAGGGGTTCCTCACCGAAGCGCGCGAGAGCGCGCCATGAGCGCCGCGGTGAACGAGACCCATCACCAAGTCGATGGCGTCGCGGCGCTGGAGTCGCGGGGCTCCGTCCCCGAGAGCTTCGGGATTCCGCTCGCGGTGCTGCTGGAAGTGACGCATCGCTGCCCGCTGCAATGTCCGTATTGCTCCAATCCCGTCGAGCTCGAGCGCGGCGGCGCGGAGCTTGCGACCGACGAATGGAAGCGCGTGCTGAGCGAACTCGCCGCGATCGGCGTGCTGCAGGTGCATTTCTCCGGCGGCGAGCCGACCGCGCGCAAGGACCTCGTCGAACTGGTGCGGCACGCGACCGACGTCGGGCTCTACACCAACCTGATCACCTCGGCGGTGCTGCTGACGC
This genomic window contains:
- the pqqB gene encoding pyrroloquinoline quinone biosynthesis protein PqqB; its protein translation is MRVVVLGAAAGGGVPQWNCGCEVCRAAFADPTLARTQASVAVSADGRHWFLINASPDLRQQIVATPQLHPKAGALRHSPIAGVILTNGEVDAVAGLLSMREGSPFAIYAHAKVLAILKVNSIFNVLDEKLVPRRSIEIGRPFEPMLPDATPSGLDVVAFAVPSKGAWYLEGRPHPGGEAADGDTLGLTITDKATGQSVHVLTACARVTDDLKARLAGAPLLLFDGTVWRDDELIAAGLGRKTGQAMGHIAMSGEDGAIAALDGLGIAQKLFVHINNSNPALLCDSAERRAAETAGWQIPADGTEVTL
- the pqqD gene encoding pyrroloquinoline quinone biosynthesis peptide chaperone PqqD codes for the protein MASRHISVNEQSRPVLPRHAKLRFDETRQRWVILAPERVLAPDDIAVEILQLCDGTRDVVAIVDALALKYTADRAEIGADVVTMLQDLADKGFLTEARESAP
- the pqqC gene encoding pyrroloquinoline-quinone synthase PqqC, producing the protein MNAMTAFSINGAAPLASADELEAALRQIGAARYHNLHPFHRLLHGGKLNRGQVQAWALNRYYYQSTIPIKDAVVISRFRDRATRIEWRHRIEDHDGDAGSEGGIARWLKLTEGLGLDSAYVESTQGILPATRFAVDAYVHFVRDRTPLEAIASSLTELFAPNLHEERIAGMLAHYDFVNPEIMSYFKRRLTQAPRDAEFALDYVKRHATTPAEREAVCNALIFKTNVLWAQLDALHHAYVDGHIPPGAFVPQGK